CGTGAGGCGCCTCTGCGGGCATCAGGTGACCGACGTCGGGCAGGAGGACTTCTCGGCACCCCGGGATGTCCCGGCCGAAGTGCTGGCCGTCGACGAGGTCGCTCCTCAGGACGAGCGTCGGGGTCGAGATATCGACGAGCTCGCGAGACCGGTCGGGCTGCTCGGTGCCGGCGAAGTCGATGAGGGCCTGCCTGGCGTCCGCGCCCGACGTGAAGGCGTGGACGCGGTCGACCATGGCGTCGTCCATGACCGACGAACCGGGTCCGGCGAGGCGGACCAGGCTCCTGCGCGTCGCGGCAGGCGACCCGAGGTGGCGGACGAGCGGGCGCGTCAGGGGATGGCGCGCCAGTCGCAGGACCAGCGGCACCGACTTGTCGGGATATCCCGTGGCGTTCATCAGGACGAGGCCGGTGAGCCGGCCCGGATGGGAGAGCGCATAGGTCCATGCGACCTGTCCGCCGAAGGAGTGCCCGGCGAGCACGAAGCGCTCGAGGCCCACCGCATCAGCGAAGCGATCGAGGAAGGACACATAGGCGCCGACGGAGTAGTCGCGGTCGGGGCGCGGGCCCGTCACGCCGAACCCCGGCAGGTCGACCCGGACGACGTCGAAGTCGCGGGCGAGGATCGCCACTGCTGCATCGAAGATGTGCAGCGACGAGCCGCTGCCGTGGAGCAGCAGCAGCGTGGGCCCTTGACCCGTTCTGCGGAGGTGCACCTTCATGCCGTCGAGCTCGACGAGTGCCGAGGTCTCGTCCATGTACTCCATTGTGGTTACTCCGTATCCATTAAATGGGCATGCCCGGTCCCGTGCGGACGGGTGCACTAGGGCCGGCAGGACGTGAGTACGACGGAGCGCGCACCGGCGCGGGCCAACAGGCCCTCGGCGGACTCGGTCAGCCGCTCCACGACGTGGCGGACGTCGACACCCACGAGCTGCCCGTCGGCCTTGACCGTCCGCCCGTCGACGAGAACCGTCTCGACGTTGCTGGTGTCCATGTTCAGCACGGCGCCGGGGGCATGGAGGACCGGCCCGGCATTGAGTGCGCGGCCGTTCAGGACGAGCACGTCCGCGCGCTTGCCGGGGTCAGCGAACCGACGAGGTCGTCGACCTGAGCGGCCCGCGCGCCACCGATCGTGGCCATCTCGAGGATGTCCCGGGGCGACAGCAACCTCCCGTCGCGCCCGACATCCACCCCGCGGCTCGAGGCGACGTCGGCTCGCCCACCGCGGTGC
Above is a genomic segment from Nocardioides aromaticivorans containing:
- a CDS encoding alpha/beta fold hydrolase; protein product: MDETSALVELDGMKVHLRRTGQGPTLLLLHGSGSSLHIFDAAVAILARDFDVVRVDLPGFGVTGPRPDRDYSVGAYVSFLDRFADAVGLERFVLAGHSFGGQVAWTYALSHPGRLTGLVLMNATGYPDKSVPLVLRLARHPLTRPLVRHLGSPAATRRSLVRLAGPGSSVMDDAMVDRVHAFTSGADARQALIDFAGTEQPDRSRELVDISTPTLVLRSDLVDGQHFGRDIPGCREVLLPDVGHLMPAEAPHVISGAITRFSRDLDEQEQ